The Flaviramulus sp. BrNp1-15 genome has a window encoding:
- a CDS encoding AAA family ATPase translates to MEHNSTFPIKLSELDVLRDEAASYLKSVQWEQGARAKNRDKDAKDESILLYLSRANNGTNTAEITSVSKTILALKKRLLPDSVAIPIYLNQTLYAVQEGITLGIWVKDSYYDSSGLSSLNENKSALDNNGKREFESKMHTATAFMLFASAYKILNDLKPHASDDLSVMKQKFAGIPEVSLLSPLKGISCCLYYYDKYLGHPEIVKSDKDVIDFTVVYFEGLIDEIQLRKSSLEYTETIVDRTYKLEKSEFAVSGWSNVFQGTAKSVEFNKIQFEQIVGNRDAKHFARRLTERMLSYDFTAKKNPFQELGGFMPVFMGYGIPGTGKSMLIAAIATRLKEHCDTLDIPFLFHPMPDTLISTFQGGSAEKMVEWMKPLQDPTKLIFAPIDDAENNLQERTAQGVSAGVKEVIGVFLRYTEGAYAVNYGNSSIGLFTNLPEMLDKAVISRVQGRFKIDGARTEHDFLDQDHLWWRKLDETMPDFVNMQGPENYAYLQDQGLAKNMGEILNVTDKPTEERVHDIYDKVEKQFKTNQHLFYANLYKDMQKAFPFFSSRDVRNIQSAVSLRLTDFDLEEDWFENPEIYFKQEYDKKFNMLQELMRANMKGLDFSEIRRQEVVRYLDNVATIADTDFKRKVDARVNQLNIETEARKTFEDGR, encoded by the coding sequence ATGGAACACAACTCAACTTTCCCAATAAAATTAAGCGAACTCGATGTACTTCGTGATGAAGCAGCATCCTATTTAAAAAGTGTACAATGGGAGCAAGGTGCTCGTGCGAAAAACAGAGATAAAGATGCTAAAGATGAATCTATTTTACTGTATTTGTCACGTGCAAACAACGGAACAAATACTGCTGAAATCACATCAGTTTCAAAAACGATTCTAGCTTTAAAAAAGCGTTTATTACCAGATTCTGTTGCGATTCCCATTTATTTAAATCAAACACTTTATGCAGTACAAGAAGGCATAACTTTAGGTATTTGGGTAAAAGATAGTTACTACGATTCTTCAGGATTGTCTAGCTTAAATGAAAATAAATCGGCTTTAGATAATAACGGAAAACGTGAGTTTGAAAGCAAAATGCATACAGCAACTGCGTTTATGTTATTTGCTTCTGCTTACAAAATATTAAACGACTTAAAACCACATGCATCAGACGATTTAAGCGTCATGAAACAAAAATTCGCAGGCATTCCAGAGGTGTCTTTATTATCACCTTTAAAAGGTATTTCCTGTTGTTTATATTATTATGATAAATATTTAGGGCACCCAGAAATTGTAAAATCTGATAAAGATGTTATCGATTTTACAGTGGTATATTTTGAAGGCTTAATTGATGAAATTCAATTGCGTAAAAGTAGTTTAGAGTATACCGAAACGATTGTAGATAGAACGTATAAGTTAGAAAAATCTGAATTTGCTGTTTCGGGTTGGAGTAATGTGTTTCAAGGCACAGCCAAAAGCGTAGAGTTCAATAAAATTCAATTTGAACAAATTGTAGGTAATCGTGATGCAAAACACTTTGCGCGTCGTTTAACTGAGCGTATGTTAAGTTACGATTTTACAGCAAAAAAGAACCCATTTCAAGAACTTGGTGGTTTTATGCCTGTTTTTATGGGTTATGGTATTCCTGGAACTGGAAAAAGTATGCTTATTGCAGCCATAGCTACTCGTTTAAAAGAACATTGTGACACCTTGGATATCCCGTTTTTGTTTCATCCGATGCCAGATACTCTAATTTCAACTTTTCAAGGTGGTTCTGCAGAAAAAATGGTAGAATGGATGAAGCCTTTACAAGACCCAACTAAACTTATTTTCGCACCAATTGATGATGCCGAAAATAATTTACAAGAGCGTACAGCTCAAGGGGTTTCGGCAGGTGTAAAAGAAGTAATAGGTGTGTTTTTAAGATATACCGAAGGCGCTTACGCAGTGAATTATGGTAACAGTTCTATTGGATTATTTACAAATCTTCCAGAAATGTTGGATAAAGCTGTGATTTCTCGTGTTCAAGGTCGATTTAAAATTGATGGTGCTCGCACCGAACACGACTTTTTAGATCAAGATCATCTTTGGTGGCGTAAATTGGATGAAACCATGCCCGATTTTGTAAACATGCAAGGACCAGAAAATTATGCCTATTTGCAAGACCAAGGATTAGCTAAAAATATGGGTGAGATTTTAAACGTTACAGATAAACCAACCGAAGAGCGTGTTCATGATATTTACGATAAAGTAGAAAAACAATTTAAAACCAATCAGCATTTATTTTATGCTAACTTGTATAAAGACATGCAAAAGGCATTTCCATTCTTTTCTTCGCGAGATGTTAGAAATATTCAAAGTGCGGTCTCTTTACGTTTAACAGATTTTGATTTGGAAGAAGATTGGTTTGAAAATCCAGAAATTTACTTTAAACAAGAGTACGATAAAAAATTTAATATGCTGCAAGAATTGATGCGTGCTAATATGAAAGGCTTGGATTTTTCTGAAATTCGTCGTCAGGAAGTAGTACGCTATTTAGATAATGTAGCAACCATTGCAGATACCGACTTTAAAAGAAAAGTAGATGCTAGAGTAAACCAACTAAACATTGAGACTGAGGCTAGAAAAACTTTTGAGGATGGAAGATAA
- a CDS encoding chromosome partitioning protein ParA, with translation MESNKSSMGLKVALGIAVVLFLATGFYSMNLYKKSNDDKKELTEQKQLVMNDLNAMAKQYDEAIGENEVANNNLIEARARIQGLIDSLKISETNVKSLWRYKQKYVSLQKEMDVLLAQNDSLRVENSYLATSLDSTRVRLEERTIFTDSLLVQNNALAEVVSDASVLSAVDLKASGVIVRTSGKVVPTERASRSDKIRVCFIVAKNKLIQAGEQELYVQVIDPKNNTLGLNEQVSFDEKTLNYSLISKFNYENANLNICEFVTAKGDNNFEKGRYVVNVFNEKDLVSTSEFTLK, from the coding sequence ATGGAAAGTAACAAAAGTAGTATGGGTCTTAAAGTTGCATTAGGAATAGCGGTAGTTTTATTTTTAGCTACAGGTTTTTATTCTATGAATCTTTACAAAAAATCTAACGATGACAAAAAAGAATTAACTGAGCAAAAACAGTTAGTAATGAATGATTTAAACGCTATGGCAAAACAATATGATGAGGCTATAGGTGAGAATGAAGTAGCTAACAATAATTTAATAGAAGCTAGAGCGCGTATTCAAGGGTTAATAGATTCGTTAAAAATTTCTGAAACAAACGTAAAAAGCTTATGGAGATATAAGCAAAAGTATGTATCGCTTCAAAAAGAAATGGATGTGTTATTAGCACAAAACGATTCTTTAAGAGTAGAAAACTCTTATTTAGCTACATCTTTAGATAGTACTCGTGTACGTTTAGAAGAGCGTACTATTTTTACAGATTCGTTATTAGTACAAAATAATGCTTTAGCAGAAGTAGTTTCTGATGCATCAGTTTTATCTGCTGTAGATTTAAAAGCTTCTGGTGTAATAGTAAGAACTTCAGGTAAAGTTGTGCCAACAGAAAGAGCTAGTAGAAGTGATAAAATTAGAGTATGCTTTATTGTTGCTAAAAACAAATTAATACAAGCTGGAGAACAAGAATTGTATGTTCAAGTTATAGATCCTAAAAACAACACTTTAGGTTTAAACGAGCAAGTATCTTTTGATGAAAAAACTTTAAACTATAGCTTAATTAGTAAGTTTAACTATGAAAATGCTAATCTTAATATTTGCGAGTTTGTAACTGCAAAAGGAGATAATAACTTTGAAAAAGGGCGTTACGTTGTTAATGTATTTAATGAAAAAGATTTAGTATCAACTTCAGAATTTACTTTAAAGTAA
- a CDS encoding GNAT family N-acetyltransferase, giving the protein MMIEITTFNKQYEKEFYELNVEWLKTFFYVEPYDEEVLSKPTKYIINKGGHIFFAKLNGNIVGTVALMPIANEGLFELTKMAVSPKHRGFKIGQKLMQYCIDFAKNEMKLPKLILYSNTKLENAIYIYRKYGFIEIPIEENSPYKRSNIKMELVF; this is encoded by the coding sequence ATGATGATTGAAATAACAACTTTTAACAAACAATACGAAAAAGAATTTTATGAATTAAATGTAGAATGGTTAAAAACATTCTTTTATGTTGAACCTTATGATGAAGAGGTTTTAAGTAAACCAACAAAGTATATTATAAATAAAGGCGGACACATATTTTTCGCAAAACTAAACGGTAATATTGTTGGAACGGTTGCCTTAATGCCAATTGCTAATGAAGGTTTATTTGAATTAACAAAAATGGCGGTTTCACCTAAACATCGTGGTTTTAAAATTGGGCAAAAACTTATGCAATATTGTATAGACTTTGCTAAAAATGAAATGAAATTACCAAAGCTTATACTCTACTCCAACACCAAACTAGAAAATGCTATTTACATTTATAGAAAATATGGTTTTATTGAAATTCCTATTGAAGAAAACTCACCGTACAAGCGTAGTAATATTAAAATGGAGTTGGTGTTTTAA
- the ettA gene encoding energy-dependent translational throttle protein EttA produces MSDDKKIIFSMSGVTKTFQSANTPVLKNIYLSFFYGAKIGILGLNGSGKSTLLKIIAGVDKNYQGDVVFSQDYSVGYLEQEPKLDDNKTVMEVVREGAAETVAILDEYNKINDMFGLEEVYSDADKMEKLMNRQAELQDQIDAANAWELDTKLEIAMDALRTPDGDKKIGVLSGGERRRVALCRLLLQEPDVLLLDEPTNHLDAESVHWLEHHLAQYKGTVIAVTHDRYFLDNVAGWILELDRGEGIPWKGNYSSWLDQKSKRMAQEGKTASKRQKTLERELEWVRQGAKGRQTKQKARLKNYDKLMSQDQKQLDEKLEIYIPNGPRLGTNVIEAVHVSKAFDDKLLYDDLNFNLPQAGIVGIIGPNGAGKTTIFKMIMGELAPDKGEFIVGDTAKIAYVDQSHSNIDPEKSIWQNFSDEQELIMMGGKQVNSRAYLSRFNFSGSEQNKKVKLLSGGERNRLHLAMTLKEEGNVLLLDEPTNDLDVNTLRALEEGLENFAGCAVVISHDRWFLDRICTHILAFEGDSQVYFFEGSFSDYEENKKKRLGGDLMPKRIKYKKLVR; encoded by the coding sequence ATGAGTGACGATAAAAAAATAATTTTTTCAATGTCTGGTGTAACCAAGACATTTCAAAGTGCAAATACACCAGTATTAAAAAATATATATTTGAGTTTCTTCTATGGAGCAAAAATTGGTATTCTTGGTCTTAACGGGTCGGGTAAATCAACATTACTTAAAATAATTGCTGGTGTAGATAAAAATTATCAGGGTGATGTGGTTTTTTCTCAAGACTATTCAGTTGGGTACTTAGAGCAAGAACCCAAGCTAGATGATAACAAAACAGTTATGGAAGTTGTACGCGAAGGTGCAGCTGAAACTGTTGCTATTCTTGATGAATATAACAAAATAAATGATATGTTTGGTTTAGAAGAAGTCTATTCTGATGCTGATAAAATGGAGAAGCTTATGAATAGACAAGCAGAACTTCAAGACCAAATTGATGCTGCAAACGCTTGGGAACTCGATACCAAATTAGAAATAGCTATGGATGCATTACGTACTCCAGATGGTGATAAAAAAATAGGAGTTTTATCTGGAGGTGAGCGTCGTCGCGTAGCTTTATGTCGTTTATTATTACAAGAGCCAGATGTTTTATTATTAGATGAGCCTACAAACCACTTGGACGCTGAATCTGTTCATTGGTTAGAGCATCATTTAGCACAATACAAAGGAACGGTTATAGCAGTAACTCACGATAGATACTTTTTAGATAATGTTGCAGGTTGGATTTTAGAATTAGATAGAGGAGAAGGCATTCCATGGAAAGGAAACTACTCATCTTGGTTAGACCAAAAATCTAAGCGTATGGCACAAGAAGGAAAAACAGCTTCTAAACGTCAAAAAACGTTAGAACGCGAGTTAGAATGGGTTCGTCAAGGTGCAAAAGGAAGACAAACCAAGCAAAAAGCACGTTTAAAAAATTACGATAAGTTAATGAGTCAAGATCAAAAACAACTTGACGAGAAATTAGAGATATACATTCCAAATGGACCTCGTTTAGGAACTAATGTTATTGAAGCTGTACATGTAAGTAAAGCTTTTGATGATAAATTATTATACGATGACTTAAACTTTAATTTACCACAAGCAGGAATAGTTGGAATTATTGGACCAAATGGTGCTGGTAAAACAACAATTTTTAAGATGATAATGGGAGAGTTAGCTCCAGATAAGGGCGAATTTATTGTAGGTGATACAGCTAAGATAGCCTACGTAGATCAAAGTCATTCTAATATAGATCCAGAAAAATCTATTTGGCAAAACTTTAGTGATGAGCAGGAGTTAATTATGATGGGAGGTAAGCAGGTAAATTCTCGAGCTTATTTAAGTCGATTTAACTTTAGCGGAAGTGAGCAAAACAAAAAAGTAAAATTACTATCTGGTGGTGAACGTAACCGTTTGCATTTAGCGATGACACTTAAAGAGGAAGGCAATGTATTGCTTTTGGATGAGCCAACAAACGACCTTGATGTAAATACATTACGAGCTTTAGAGGAAGGTTTAGAAAACTTTGCAGGTTGTGCTGTGGTAATTAGTCACGACCGTTGGTTTTTAGACCGTATTTGTACACACATATTAGCTTTTGAAGGTGATAGCCAGGTGTATTTCTTTGAAGGAAGTTTTAGTGATTACGAAGAAAACAAGAAAAAACGTCTAGGTGGCGATTTAATGCCAAAACGAATAAAGTATAAGAAACTTGTAAGATAA
- a CDS encoding formimidoylglutamase, which yields MDKLVLFNNTTRNKLLNKRSGESKFGQHVQILTSISNIYEQLKNLDVTHVILGLPEDVGVFANHGNTGTAKAWEATLKILLNIQSNQFTKAKQVLILGHLDFSDELLKISKLNPSKKKDLIKARKLVEDIDEAVTNIVYQIVLAGKKPIIIGGGHNNAYGNIKGSSLALGKPINVVSLDAHSDFRPEEGRHSGNGFTYAFAEGFLGNYFIFGLHENYTSDKVFKTLDKSKSIKYNTFEDIQVRKKLKFKSELEKALKHISNNPFGIEIDCDAIENIASSAMTPSGFSVNKTRNFINYFAKHSNATYLHICEAAPTKKTVNQIGKLITYFITDFIKVNDD from the coding sequence ATGGATAAACTTGTTTTATTTAATAATACTACTCGAAATAAACTATTAAACAAACGCTCTGGTGAATCCAAGTTTGGCCAACATGTTCAAATATTAACCAGCATTTCCAATATATACGAACAACTTAAAAATTTAGATGTTACTCATGTAATTTTAGGTTTACCAGAAGATGTAGGTGTATTTGCAAATCATGGAAATACTGGAACAGCAAAGGCTTGGGAAGCCACACTTAAAATTTTGTTAAACATACAAAGTAATCAATTTACAAAAGCAAAACAGGTTTTAATATTGGGACATTTAGATTTTAGTGATGAATTATTAAAAATTTCAAAACTAAATCCGTCAAAGAAAAAAGATTTAATAAAAGCCAGAAAATTAGTTGAAGATATTGATGAAGCTGTTACAAATATTGTTTATCAAATTGTTTTGGCAGGGAAAAAACCTATAATTATTGGAGGTGGGCATAACAATGCTTACGGGAATATTAAAGGCTCAAGTTTAGCTTTGGGCAAACCTATTAATGTAGTTAGTTTAGATGCTCATTCAGATTTTAGACCAGAAGAAGGCAGACACAGTGGTAATGGTTTTACTTACGCTTTCGCGGAAGGATTTTTAGGAAACTATTTTATTTTTGGACTACACGAAAATTATACTTCAGATAAAGTTTTTAAAACACTCGATAAATCAAAATCTATTAAATACAATACTTTTGAAGACATACAAGTAAGGAAAAAATTAAAATTTAAAAGTGAATTAGAAAAGGCATTAAAACATATTTCTAATAACCCATTTGGCATTGAAATAGATTGTGATGCTATTGAAAACATAGCTAGTAGTGCCATGACACCAAGTGGATTTAGTGTAAACAAAACCAGAAATTTTATAAATTACTTTGCTAAACATTCTAATGCTACTTATTTACATATATGTGAAGCTGCACCAACTAAAAAAACAGTAAATCAAATTGGAAAGCTCATTACCTATTTTATTACCGATTTTATAAAAGTTAATGATGATTGA
- a CDS encoding MBL fold metallo-hydrolase: protein MKLKITLILISFICFTNCKKKVDNTTEESKVIAENIEKPVAKIHPIEHASTVIEFNDKTIYIDPTLGAEPYKTYKTPDFVVITDIHGDHMNIETLKALDLSHAKIIAPKAVADQLANELDSNITVINNGDLKDFDVFKLEAIPMYNLREDALKFHPNGRGNGYVFTFGNERVYFSGDTEDIPEMRALKNIDKAFVCMNLPYTMTVESAASAVLDFKPKKVYPYHYRGTNGLSDVEKFKKIVNASNSEIEVVQLNWYPTR, encoded by the coding sequence ATGAAACTAAAAATAACTCTAATCCTAATTTCATTTATTTGTTTTACAAACTGTAAAAAGAAAGTGGATAATACCACTGAAGAAAGTAAAGTTATTGCTGAAAATATAGAAAAACCTGTAGCAAAAATACACCCAATAGAACATGCTAGCACCGTTATTGAATTTAATGACAAAACCATTTATATAGATCCAACTCTTGGCGCCGAACCTTATAAAACTTACAAAACTCCAGATTTTGTTGTGATTACAGACATTCATGGCGACCACATGAATATTGAAACTTTAAAAGCTTTAGATTTAAGTCATGCTAAAATTATTGCTCCAAAAGCTGTTGCAGATCAGTTAGCAAATGAATTAGACTCTAATATTACAGTTATAAATAATGGAGATTTAAAAGATTTTGATGTGTTTAAACTTGAAGCTATACCCATGTACAATTTACGTGAAGACGCTTTAAAATTCCACCCAAATGGTCGTGGTAACGGTTATGTTTTTACATTTGGGAATGAACGTGTTTATTTTTCTGGTGATACAGAAGACATTCCAGAAATGAGAGCTTTAAAAAACATAGATAAAGCTTTTGTTTGCATGAATTTACCATATACAATGACTGTTGAAAGTGCGGCTAGTGCTGTATTAGATTTTAAACCAAAAAAAGTATATCCTTATCATTACAGAGGTACAAATGGGTTAAGTGATGTAGAGAAATTTAAAAAGATAGTTAATGCTTCAAATTCTGAAATTGAAGTTGTTCAACTTAATTGGTATCCAACACGTTAA
- a CDS encoding NUDIX domain-containing protein codes for MEDKLRNIKHHVLSDEWATLDRVDYDYKFEDGQWRRLSRESYNRGNGTGILLYNKEKQTVILTKQFRMPAYVNNPKEGMSIEVCAGAIDKNEDPEVCIIREVEEEVGYKISSTKKVLECYTSPGAVTEKMYLFIAEYNDSMKINDGGGLEVENEEIEVLEIPFSKALAMVDDFEIIDAKTILLLQYAQIHMFLD; via the coding sequence ATGGAAGATAAGCTAAGAAACATTAAGCATCATGTTCTTTCTGATGAATGGGCAACTTTAGATAGAGTTGATTATGATTATAAGTTTGAAGATGGACAGTGGAGACGATTATCGCGAGAAAGTTACAATCGAGGTAATGGTACAGGTATTTTACTTTATAACAAAGAAAAACAAACAGTTATTTTAACCAAACAGTTTAGAATGCCTGCTTATGTAAATAACCCAAAAGAAGGTATGTCTATTGAGGTTTGTGCTGGTGCTATAGATAAAAATGAAGACCCAGAAGTTTGTATAATAAGAGAAGTAGAGGAAGAGGTTGGTTATAAAATTTCAAGCACAAAAAAGGTTTTAGAGTGTTATACATCACCGGGTGCTGTAACCGAAAAAATGTATTTGTTTATAGCTGAGTATAATGATTCTATGAAAATAAATGATGGAGGCGGTTTAGAGGTTGAAAATGAAGAAATTGAAGTTTTAGAAATACCATTTTCAAAAGCATTAGCTATGGTTGATGATTTTGAGATTATCGATGCAAAAACCATTTTATTATTGCAGTATGCACAAATTCATATGTTTTTAGATTAA
- a CDS encoding DUF6638 family protein, which yields MQKLKQTKLYRSELIPVSGKLVERYNKCLVKLGFAETKLKTFHIDGIGWSPEVAEEKKNNYYLNNGEANPHGIIISPLQKGKPVYNPVHTFDRDIMKFVFKIHGEKIKDITRDCAICLDFDQGIDAFYEPLDVLKYNEVTIHFHLINNLKNIQKQQLQLVETFKRDNNFIDETIHQQLLDSAKQYGDLRNRDLNLHELQFTTDSFYTKAFGGVYVLRDFITPIVVFEDEKWYKEAIKDTNYEVLLYHIVQPELMDKLRDHVIIEYDLEKVVKTKRYERIKKFEMAQYLKKTQHPVRDILNDPILYKSYLNKLDIDSRKKIMSVERYLEKLETSNQFKIADIVDVKIFEALHQPHSSLEAKHQDLIWKLLVNISPKDVLFWYWYDKEDFYKNFETWDDSLKDWVIETISNNI from the coding sequence ATGCAAAAACTAAAACAAACCAAATTATATAGAAGTGAGCTTATTCCGGTAAGTGGTAAACTTGTTGAGCGTTACAACAAATGCTTGGTAAAACTCGGATTTGCAGAAACGAAACTTAAAACGTTTCATATAGATGGAATAGGTTGGAGTCCAGAAGTAGCCGAAGAAAAAAAGAACAATTACTACTTAAATAATGGCGAAGCTAATCCTCATGGAATTATAATCTCTCCGTTACAAAAAGGTAAGCCTGTTTACAACCCTGTGCATACTTTTGATAGAGATATCATGAAATTTGTCTTCAAAATTCATGGTGAAAAAATAAAAGATATTACTCGAGATTGTGCCATTTGTCTGGATTTTGATCAAGGTATTGATGCATTTTACGAACCTTTAGATGTTTTAAAATACAACGAAGTAACTATTCATTTTCATTTAATTAATAACCTTAAAAACATTCAAAAACAACAATTACAATTAGTAGAAACGTTTAAAAGAGATAATAATTTTATTGACGAAACCATACACCAACAGTTGTTAGATTCTGCAAAACAATATGGAGATTTACGTAATAGAGATCTAAATTTACACGAGCTTCAATTCACAACAGATTCCTTTTACACCAAGGCTTTTGGTGGTGTTTATGTGTTACGAGACTTTATAACACCTATTGTGGTTTTTGAAGACGAAAAATGGTATAAAGAAGCCATTAAAGACACAAACTATGAGGTTTTATTGTATCATATCGTGCAACCAGAACTTATGGATAAGTTACGCGACCATGTTATTATTGAATACGATTTAGAAAAAGTAGTTAAAACAAAAAGATACGAGCGCATCAAAAAATTTGAAATGGCTCAATATTTAAAAAAAACTCAGCATCCAGTTAGAGATATTTTAAACGATCCCATTTTATATAAAAGTTATCTAAATAAATTAGACATAGACTCACGAAAAAAGATAATGAGTGTTGAGCGTTATTTAGAAAAATTAGAAACTAGTAATCAGTTTAAGATTGCTGATATTGTTGATGTAAAAATCTTTGAAGCTTTACATCAGCCACATTCATCATTAGAAGCAAAACACCAAGATTTAATTTGGAAATTACTAGTCAATATTTCACCAAAAGATGTATTGTTTTGGTATTGGTACGATAAAGAAGATTTTTATAAAAATTTTGAAACTTGGGATGATTCGCTTAAAGATTGGGTAATTGAAACCATTAGTAACAATATTTAA
- a CDS encoding Crp/Fnr family transcriptional regulator, translated as MEIVPGVDFLNSFTKVSDKNIESLLKISELKKVKAGTQLIKLGEVPTKAYMIMSGIIRCYLITESGKEFNKSFYLPVNVVGPLTSLIHSKPSIFVFETLIDSEIYEVDFLRFKDLCEKNLEVNLLYSSVLESIYTRYETRLLELISMEAKDRYLELKKKIPNVDDIIPQYHIASYLGITPVQLSRIRKKIDDD; from the coding sequence ATGGAAATAGTTCCTGGGGTAGATTTTTTGAATTCATTCACTAAGGTTTCTGATAAGAACATAGAATCTCTTTTAAAGATTTCAGAGTTAAAGAAAGTAAAAGCAGGAACTCAATTAATTAAATTAGGAGAAGTTCCAACAAAGGCATACATGATTATGTCTGGAATTATTAGATGTTATCTTATAACAGAATCTGGTAAAGAGTTTAATAAAAGTTTTTATTTACCAGTAAATGTTGTTGGTCCTTTAACATCTTTAATTCATAGTAAGCCTTCGATATTTGTTTTTGAGACACTTATAGATTCAGAAATCTATGAAGTTGATTTCTTAAGGTTTAAAGATTTATGTGAAAAAAACCTAGAGGTTAATTTGCTCTATTCTAGTGTTTTGGAATCTATTTATACAAGATATGAAACTAGGCTTTTGGAATTAATTTCTATGGAAGCTAAAGACCGATATCTAGAACTTAAAAAGAAAATTCCAAATGTAGATGATATAATTCCACAATATCATATTGCCTCATATTTGGGTATTACACCAGTACAATTAAGCAGAATTCGTAAAAAAATTGATGATGATTAA
- a CDS encoding microtubule-binding protein: MSDDFDLLETSSNEKSEKVDVNWGKAIDTMKSKLSQEDDPEVRQKILNATLDDVVHMAEKDRTTLLDAIKDLTDYQDEVGIIFEKFSSLNATEQKVIDDAQKALERAKIELEDAEAKPDTWWNNLWGRKSKIKKAQDALKEAEKVRAAADNKAKAMFQERIESADVQTLLSELSYKSQAAVTRLKNREVEIKEVEDKLQDAIVEATKNHTKALEKKKEVEAKLEEQYALLKQARQELEDIVDKQSADYAQAVGKVTSLEQKVEELEGLKNAYTTLAASKDSFVHKHNLTIKVLTSLRSNLQTHRAKLKSDTEERLKYYDGYVVALKARTDQEFAAILEHLGVKTDEHIGETLASMHTASAKARQDMMDNIPVHEKVMQGVYSSYAEALQEIRAKDGEIQKNFAERYGIDMKEIFEDYYKADANKPSGDDGEPAGKPKPEASEDDLLS; the protein is encoded by the coding sequence ATGTCCGATGATTTTGATTTATTAGAAACCTCTTCAAACGAAAAAAGCGAAAAAGTAGATGTCAATTGGGGAAAAGCCATTGATACTATGAAATCTAAATTATCGCAGGAAGACGATCCAGAAGTCCGTCAAAAAATCCTTAATGCCACTTTAGATGATGTGGTGCATATGGCAGAAAAAGACAGAACGACACTTTTAGATGCTATTAAAGACTTAACCGATTATCAAGATGAAGTCGGAATCATTTTTGAAAAATTCTCATCATTAAATGCTACTGAGCAAAAAGTAATTGATGATGCACAAAAAGCTTTAGAGCGCGCAAAAATAGAACTTGAAGATGCCGAAGCTAAACCAGATACTTGGTGGAACAACCTTTGGGGAAGAAAAAGTAAAATTAAAAAAGCACAAGATGCCCTTAAAGAAGCTGAAAAAGTTAGAGCTGCTGCCGATAATAAAGCAAAAGCTATGTTCCAAGAGCGTATAGAAAGTGCCGATGTGCAAACACTTTTAAGTGAGTTGTCTTATAAATCTCAAGCTGCTGTAACACGTTTAAAAAATAGAGAAGTAGAGATTAAAGAAGTAGAAGATAAGTTACAAGATGCTATTGTTGAAGCTACAAAAAATCACACAAAAGCACTTGAAAAAAAGAAAGAGGTAGAGGCGAAACTTGAGGAGCAATATGCGTTATTAAAACAAGCACGTCAAGAACTTGAAGATATTGTAGACAAGCAATCTGCTGATTATGCTCAGGCTGTTGGTAAAGTAACTTCTTTAGAGCAAAAAGTAGAAGAGCTTGAAGGTCTTAAAAATGCTTACACCACTTTAGCTGCCAGTAAGGATAGTTTTGTGCATAAACACAACTTAACTATTAAAGTATTAACGTCTTTACGTAGTAATTTACAAACGCATCGTGCAAAATTAAAGTCTGATACCGAAGAGCGTCTTAAATATTACGATGGTTATGTAGTGGCTTTAAAAGCTAGAACAGATCAGGAATTTGCAGCTATTTTAGAGCATTTAGGAGTAAAAACCGATGAGCATATTGGTGAAACCTTAGCATCAATGCATACGGCTAGTGCTAAAGCCCGTCAAGATATGATGGATAATATTCCAGTTCATGAAAAAGTTATGCAAGGTGTTTACAGCAGTTATGCAGAGGCTTTACAGGAAATTCGTGCTAAAGACGGTGAAATTCAAAAGAATTTTGCAGAGCGTTATGGTATTGATATGAAAGAAATTTTTGAAGATTATTATAAAGCCGATGCTAATAAACCATCTGGTGACGATGGTGAACCTGCAGGTAAGCCAAAACCAGAGGCAAGCGAAGACGATTTGTTGTCTTAA